The nucleotide window GTATGGTAGAAAGTGATATCTAAAATAATGTAAGTTGACTTGGGTTGTTCGTACAGCCATGCACAACTCCCATTATTCGACAGAATATGTCAACAATCACCTAGTCTCAACAAGTCTTTTTCGAATTCCAATTACATGTAATTACAACGTAGTATAATATTAGTTTGAAACATTAACTATTCCAACAAACGGAACTATTCCAATATGAAACATTTGCAATTTCAGATAATAGAAACTAAGTCAAATCTTCCGGATATCAGGAGTAAAAATTTAATgtaatgaatatttctaaATCTCATTTTACAGATTCACTTTGGTTTATTCGAGAGCTGGTGTTCAATATACGAATCTAATCTAGTGAATTTTGAATGTGCAAGTGGCattaatttcttttgcaaaTATTGCACCTGTCAATTAACTTACGATCAAGTTAAAGAATCACGGTCTAGACGAGATTTGCAATGTACCCTCAATAAAATCTATCACATATTTGACATTTAGAATTCCAAATAGATTATAACTCTGATTATTCTTAACAATTAAATGATACACAACAGATCTCACGATGATCCAGAGATCGGTGTCTGTCATCTACAAATAGCTTGTTAAAATTCAGGCAATACTCTTTGACGGAAGAATATGGTTTGCTACTACCAGTGCCCAAGagtttcgataatttttgtgATGTGGTGAGTTCCAAAGAGTCTTCTGGCATATCTTAGAACTAATTCAAGTTTCCGACTAAAATTGCAAATGACCAATAATTGATGAACGTAATCGTTAACTGGAAACTGTTTGTTGGATGTCTTTGAGAAGGTTAGGTTCATATGACAGTCGCAGAAGAAACTTGTGAACctgagaaaattcaaaagtaATTCCTAATACGCAAGGCGTGCTTTTTGTGAGATAATTGCTGTTGTGATAAGGTTATACAATCTGAGAGTTGCGCATTTGAGATTTTTGCTGCGAGTcgtatgttgtttttttttggcaaacgTCAAATATCGATCTACGATGCAGTAAGGGGAAAGGTTACTTGGAAACTGCAACATGATGCTcaattgttaataaatatttgaattcatcattgaattttgtattacATAAAATACACTCACTTTTATAAGTTGGCTtaattcagatttttctctttcgctTACTTCCACCAATCTAAACTGAATGGATTGCCCCATGAATTGGAAAAGCATATTGATTATTCTAACAATAGTCAATCCCGCTTTACACTTTACAAATGCATGCAAACGGAATTtgcagaaatttgaaataggACCATGATGTAAGTAAGATCCAAAGAAGAACAAGTGAACAAGCACATAGTTTGCCCCATACCATagaccacggtcttacatacaggtccgGAAACTAGTAGGGTAGGGAATGACTCAGATAATGAGGCAAAACCGTGGTTCTCGTCTTCACCGTCTGCAGCGCTGCCCCCTCGGGGTGAGCCAATCATAAATCAGATCCGAACAGctgatttttcggaatcaacaATCCTGAATAACactcaaaaatgaagaaagatgtgaataaaaaatgattgagatGTTTACTAGCATTCCATGGCGGGCgtgataattgttttattttaacggAATCCTCAAATGTTTAAGTCAACAAAATCCATAAACATCAAGTGAGGGCTCACAACTTTTGAGACAGTTTGAGATCTTGTGTAGATTTTTGTGTCCCATTTTTGACGCAATTTTTCATCCTGTGGAACTTTAAACACGGAACACTTTCCACTGCCGTTCTTGAACGTTTTCCAGCAGTTCGGGACGATGCAGGCTTTTGGCATTTCTCAACGTGGATGAATCGTTTTTTTACATCGTTTACACACTTTACATTGAGTTATGAACTGTCAAAAACTTCGATGAGCAGGTTATCTTATCGGTATATATCTGTATCTATCATACCCCGGGCCAATGGCGCTCCTAGCGGATAGATATGAAACAAGACCGTGTGCCTCACTAACGGTGACACCCCCTACCACCAAAAAGTGCCGGAGTtaccagacctgtatgtaagaccgtgccATAGACTTATTACAACCAGCATGATTTTTAGGTACAATTTTTAAAGACATCCGCCAGGTGACGCCACCACCGCCCCTGAGGCCCGATCACGGTTTTACATACAGGGGGCTTATTACGGTCTCGAATCGAGTGAAAATGACAAAAGTGAGTGGCTCACCCATGGAGATGTAACatccgaccggaacgtccgtatgttttatcgactattattattgcatgtcacttttatcaactaaccaaactcgaagtacgagaatcttgtaactATAAGGCattaaaacaactgtctaactatttggaatatccctaggtagaaataactatgaaattcactaACCAAAgcttaaaaaccatgttacgagatcttcgcACTACAAAGACctataatttataatacgttattatatatcactatcATATTAACACCATGATTAACTAACACCATTGGCTGtctctaaaaatttataaattgatAAAGATATTCTCTGTTTTCATTGCAATAAGGAAAAGACcacaatataataaataaggATTGTATGTTAGGGTTTAAGTAGTTTTAAGCTAGCTATAAGGATCGAGATCGCGAACAAGCTCTGTAAGAGCTTATGCAACCCGCAAAGGTGCTAGAGGAGATGTGATGATCTAagattaattatacatatatatatgtggcTGTCTCTAAAGTTTTATAAATTGATAAAGATATTCTCTGTTTTCATTGCAATAAGGAAAAGACCACAATATAATAAATGAGGATTGTATGTTAAGGTTTAAGTAGTTTTAAGCTAGCTATAAGGATCGAGATCGCGAACAAGCTCTGTAAGAGCTTATGCAACCCGCGAAGGTGCTAGAGGAGATGTGGTGATCTaagattaaaaattagatataatACTGTCTCATAACTGTGATAAACTGATTGTAAACCTCTAGTACAAAAGCATccattgataaaaataaatatgaatatgaatatttaaaaaagtgTATATGAAATGAACACTTGGCAGACCTTAATTGTTCGATTAAAGACAATGTGAGAAACCACAAAAAAATAGTCTGCCACCATGGTAAAGCTGACTTTTTGAGTTGCATCGcttccaaaatgtaaaaaaaagggtGTGGTAAATTATTTGGTCATGTCTGCCCTTTGGACTGATGGTCAAAATCATcccaaaaacgaagaaaatcgaACAAGCAGACATCCAGACCGCTGGTTTTCCAAAGGCAGACCATTTaagtatgtatttttttaaacgaactTGATTATCAGAActtcttttacttttcttttttttacgttcTTTTACTTTGTACTAatgaactgttttttttttattacgactTTAATTCGCTAACGCTGAACTTTAttgaataaagaaacaaaaaatttaataatcataaaactattaataataacaataatcagCCGTAATACCCGATTTCCCTTGATTCTGCGCGcacttaaaaaaattgtacgcttCAAAGTCAGTCACCAAAATGTCTGCCTTTCCTAAGTCCTAATGAATCGAATGGGCACAACTAGAACCATGATCAAATGATTTTGTAGagcttttttttacatttttacgaCCTCATCCCGTGATAATGCGACGGTCTGGATGTCTGCCTCTtcgattttcttcgtttttgggATGATTTTGACCAGTAGTCCAAACGGCAGAcatgattaaataatttaccacacccttttttttaaacatttttgaaGCGCTGTAACTCAAAAAGTCCACGACATATGACCTTCGGCGACTGGACCAATTCGATTCGTATTGATCTGAACTTTCATCCCTATCAATGTGAAACATGATCAAATCATATATCATTTTGGCACCCAGCTCCCTAACTATAAGAACCTgcgttctttctctccgtatcaaaaaaaaataaaaatcgccgacaatcacctttCTAGGCCTCTAAATCAGAACACTGCGTtcaatactgtctcatatacggagcatcccaTTACATCTccatcaaaattagcgcatccgtgatgtgttacagttactctgaatttttttccatacgaacacttttcgaaaaacaacaTTGCTTCTCTatccaacgtagatacttcaatTGCGACTAGCTGAAACAgtatttcgattctatgcctacgaaaagttaagatcgagagagcaaaagaaaagttgttggaataattacgAATATTAATGTTGTGGAATagatcgagcgcgcgtcgaaaagaatcccatttcgaaatgaataattgttctaatttcatattataaaCGTATTgttgtagataatctagtttgtctcctggaaaattataaaatttatagtatgcatcacgtatggatcatatatattaatatcgtacgtggaccgcatatacatacctatatactttttggtctctgcatcattatgaCATCTGATCTATCATTATTTATCATCCATGTATACATACTTTTCCCGGGTAcctatattttaattaaatcacgTTTTTGCTAggaattttggaagaaattgattctcattattaatttcttgaatcGCTGACGATTCGGTAACTTTATAAGTCGGTAAGTACGCACAAGCTAAATATTGACTTGGGCTTACCATTACGACGACTGTGTTAGTCGAAAGGTTATTGCAACCAACATCATGTCGTGATCGGTAACCGTCTGATGCTTTGCAATAAGTTCCCAACTCCGCCGCTGGAACACCGCAGAGGGCGTAAGCGCGCGGCGAATTTCGGTTGTCACACTAAAGCCCGTAAGGCTAACTGTCTTTATagtcttcagtcaacgccAGATATAACAATATTAGATGCATAATATACTGTCAAAAACAAGTAACTTTGGAGCGTAAAACAATTATCTTATTGGCTGTTACAAGTATGAACAATTTTCTACACTATATTACAGGTATTCTATGAACGCTGTGTGTCCTGGGAATCTCTTGGTCTGCTTCCACACTGAAAGATAAAGAATTTCGTTATTTCTAACCTGTTTTTCGATTCCAAAGatatgtaggtatatgaatacgaagatgaaaattacacAATCTTGAAATCCAGGTCGGATTTCAATAACAGTCACACAGGAATAAGAAGGAAATTGAAGTGTTCAGGTTTAACGCAATGAGGCTGTCTTTTTAAATTGCGATTTGGCAATTTGAAATGTGCCAAAGTTGCAGTAAACCGCAAGGCACAAATCAAAATGTACTTCTTTTCGAACTAAAAACCCGGGAAATATTCTCTTATAATGTTAAATAAAGTTAACTTACAAACTTCAATCTCGACTGAAACTCACAATAATCATTACAATGAAGTAGTTCAGGATTACTAGTTATCATTTACACAGGTCAAAATATAGAAGGTTGAAAGTTTGAATAAACTTTGTAACTTCTGATCTCCTCATTTCAGCAATACTGTGTtcgttttacaaaattttcgcaTGCAATGAGGTTTTTGATACTTTTGAAACTTTGGGAAACAAGTCTCTACACCCATTTCTTAAATAATTGACTGAGTATTGATTGCAACTTTACATTCATGTCAAGTTGTTACGAAATTATGGGCTGGTTTGGAAAAAAACATTCTAAAAATTCCTAGTAATTTTTCTGCAAGAACAGAAAGGATAGAAAACGGGAAGTATACAGCTGAACATTATCTGTAAAATCATACATGGCTTGGTGTAAACAAAATGCATACCGTTTGAATGCGATCTCGCTGATCAAGAGCATGAGGTAGCGAAGGCCGTATGCAATTTATTTCCATCGGTGTCAAATGGTCTAGTTTAGCAAATGCGCTGTCACTTTTCATGAAGGCATCGACTGAAGTACGTAATTTAGACATACGAATATCCCACAGATCCTAGAACAAATTTTAGCCCTCTTGAGTctacaaaaataacaattttaatgcaaaaatttttgtatccACCATGTTGATTTTCGATTATCTGATCTTAAATTCAAGGGCTGTGAGTCAGAAAACTTTTGAACGATTATTCGCAGTGCATAAAATGTGAGATTTGCACAAATTTGATCACCTTAACAATTGTTCTGATCTCTTCAGCCTGTGGAATGTCTTCTGGAGCTACACCCAAAAGCATGAGAGTTTCGTCCATGTAGTGATCACTAGgcatttttgtgaaaaacctGAAATACAAAGTTTAATCAATTACTTAATATGTagattaattattgaaaaaaacatgttaTAATTGAGGCTGAGCTATCACAGTTTTCATGTTTTCATCTTTCGCATTCATTCTGTATGCTCCACAAATACAATGCTTATGATATTAAACACCACTTCTTAGGTAACACTAGAATTGCGAgtcaaatattaattaataattgaaaattgttatatttaaa belongs to Neodiprion lecontei isolate iyNeoLeco1 chromosome 5, iyNeoLeco1.1, whole genome shotgun sequence and includes:
- the LOC107223886 gene encoding probable DNA replication complex GINS protein PSF2 isoform X1; this encodes MDPNEVEFLGEKQLVTIIPSFTFNQIHLISGSIGPFRAGLPTQVPIWLAVNLKQQQKCRIVGQEWMDAKLLIDVKDEEKTSKFFTKMPSDHYMDETLMLLGVAPEDIPQAEEIRTIVKDLWDIRMSKLRTSVDAFMKSDSAFAKLDHLTPMEINCIRPSLPHALDQRDRIQTCGSRPRDSQDTQRS
- the LOC107223886 gene encoding probable DNA replication complex GINS protein PSF2 isoform X2, whose product is MKLKFFTKMPSDHYMDETLMLLGVAPEDIPQAEEIRTIVKDLWDIRMSKLRTSVDAFMKSDSAFAKLDHLTPMEINCIRPSLPHALDQRDRIQTCGSRPRDSQDTQRS